The Plasmodium yoelii strain 17X genome assembly, chromosome: 4 genome has a window encoding:
- a CDS encoding PIR protein, with the protein MSSKVCDIINVANNYVVDDPNNPGKYNSTHFLSTVFYDNNCDSDDQKLSSSFIALLTLFNDKNNNKNLEGDKLVEYAILWLCYKLNQKKENITTIFNEFYTKYIETNSCYKQKINDNSDSDNKISKDVIKKKIESMDIDIKDISNFYDAFKSLCNMYNEIGAEPNIECKTCLENARELFEKYEKLKNALDINKGNSYYQLLSSLSNDYKIFENKYSDKCSNISLVACPRSSIIKNTVIAIAISIAFIFASVSIFLGIAYKYSLFGIRKRFQKQKLREKLKNIKKRMNH; encoded by the exons atgtctTCTAAAGTg tGTGATATAATTAATGTGGCTAATAATTATGTTGTTGATGATCCGAACAACCctggaaaatataattctaCGCATTTTTTAAGTACAGTTTTCTATGATAATAACTGTGATAGTGATGATCAAAAACTTAGCTCTTCTTTTATAGCATTGCTAACTTtatttaatgataaaaataataataaaaatttagagGGTGATAAACTTGTGGAATATgctattttatggttatgttataaactaaatcaaaaaaaagaaaatataacgACCATATTCAACGAGTTTTATACCaaatatatagaaacaaATAGTTGTTATAAGcagaaaataaatgataatagtGATAGTGATAATAAGATTAGTAAggatgttataaaaaaaaaaatagaatcgATGGATAtcgatattaaagatatatctaatttttatgatgcatttaaatcattatgtaacatgtataATGAAATTGGTGCAGAACCAAATATTGAATGCAAGACATGTTTAGAAAATGCTAGAGAATtgtttgaaaaatatgaaaaacttaaaaatgctttagatattaataaaggCAATTCTTATTATCAACTATTGTCtagtttatcaaatgattataaaatttttgaaaataaatatagtgATAAATGTAGTAATATCTCACTTGTAGCTTGTCCACGAAGttcaataataaaaaatacagtAATTGCAATTGCAATTTCAAttgcatttatatttgctTCAGTATCAATTTTCTTGGGTAttgcttataag tattcgttatttggaattcggaaacgatttcaaaaacaaaaattaagagaaaaattaaaaaatataaagaaaagaatgaatcattaa
- a CDS encoding PIR protein gives MNYTMCKRFDTLRSFLPDDLNKSTNLNFKSLGNFMKYCSNGKSEENECKTDLDKIKGGCLWLFEQLFVKNKNSINMAEYIIIWLSYMLNQKTHEGINNLNDFYTKHIENNTYYNQCDNDGQDCSDKLKNNTEYTNYKEIIDKKINFMAIGINDMSKFYGAFKSLCKMYTEIGGEDTQNKKYLENSKNFVKKYDELNVSDITKDSAYYQALSTLSSDYNNYKNYCKDNKFNCDDIQPLSPINIKENSVQDSGHISEVTSSSSSITSKLIPILSIIVAIPIFLGIFYKYSLFGFRKRPQKQHLREKIKK, from the exons atgAATTATACCAtg tgtaaaaGGTTTGATACATTGAGAAGCTTTTTACCTGATGACTTAAACAAATCtacaaatttaaattttaaaagttTAGGGAATTTTATGAAGTATTGCTCTAATGGAAAATCAGAGGAAAACGAATGTAAGACTGATctcgataaaataaaaggtGGTTGTTTATGGTTGTTTGAGCAATTGTttgtgaaaaataaaaatagtatcAACATGGCTGAgtacattattatatggttaagttatatgctAAATCAAAAGACGCATGAAGGGATCAACAAtctaaatgatttttatactaaacatatagaaaataatacgTATTATAATCAGTGTGATAATGATGGTCAAGATTGTagtgataaattaaaaaataatacagaatatacaaattataaggaaatcatagataaaaaaataaattttatggcTATTGGTATTAATgatatgtctaaattttatggtgcatttaaatcattatgtaaaaTGTATACTGAAATTGGTGGAGAAGACACACAAAATAAgaaatatttagaaaattctaaaaattttgttaaaaaatatgatgaactTAATGTTTCTGATATTACTAAAGATAGCGCCTATTATCAAGCattgtctacattatcaagtgattataataattataaaaattattgtaaGGACAATAAATTTAATTGTGACGATATTCAACCCCTTTCACCGATAAacataaaagaaaatagtgTACAAGATTCTGGACATATTTCTGAAgttacatcatcaagttcgtcgataacaagcaaattaattccaATTTTATCGATAATTGTTGCAATACCAATATTCTTgggaattttttataag tattcgttatttggatttcggaaacgacctcaaaaacaacatttaagagaaaagataaaaaaataa
- a CDS encoding PIR protein: MYHSLCEPFNVLRNYLPDELDKPTGRDFHGLGNIKNYCPNVGSENKCGTDLDKTKAGFLWLFEQIIVNNIDSLSKEETKGFIIYIMIWFNYMLNLKNVNNINNINDFYTKYTVNNTNFTNCNEGGKDCNSTLKDKTGYNNFKEFIEANKCLLNIKFEDPSKLYDSFKLLCNMFYEVNANNPDSEKYLKIANQFVENYKKLNGYSNIIEDSPYYQVLSILSNDYNNIINECISNMFNCTNFPSLPTYSRRSVIKNTLISIAFIFASVSIFLGIAYKYSLFGFRKRFQKQKLREKLKNIKKKMNH, translated from the exons aTGTATCATAGCCtg tgtgaacCATTCAATGTATTGAGAAACTATTTACCCGATGAATTAGATAAACCTACAGGACGTGATTTTCATGGTTTAGGTAATATTAAGAATTATTGCCCTAATGTAGGTTCAGAAAATAAATGTGGGACTGATCTCGATAAAACTAAGGCTGGATTTTTATGGTTATTTGAACAAAttattgttaataatattgatagTTTAAGTAAAGAAGAGACTAAAgggtttattatatacattatgatatggttcaattatatgttaaacctaaagAATGTTAATAACATCAACAAcataaatgatttttatacTAAATATACAGTGAATAATACGAATTTTACTAATTGTAATGAAGGTGGTAAAGATTGTAATAGTACATTAAAAGATAAAACgggatataataattttaaggaGTTCATAGAAGCAAACAAATGTTTGTTGAATATTAAATTTGAAGATCCTTCTAAATTGTATGactcatttaaattattatgtaatatgTTTTATGAAGTTAATGCAAACAATCCAGATTCCgagaaatatttaaaaatagctAACCAATTTGTTGAAAACTATAAAAAACTTAATGGatattctaatattattgaAGATAGTCCCTATTATCAAGTATTGTCtatattatcaaatgattataataatattataaacgAATGTATTAGCAATATGTTTAATTGTACAAATTTCCCATCCCTTCCAACATATTCACGAAGAtcagtaataaaaaatacactaatttcaattgcatttatatttgctTCAGTATCAATTTTCTTGGGTAttgcttataag tattcgttatttggatttcggaaacgatttcaaaaacaaaaattaagagaaaaattaaaaaatataaagaagaaaatgaatcattaa
- a CDS encoding PIR protein, with product MSYKVCKSINDIDNYFVDDPKNPGEYNMNILHTYCSDGNCSNYEEKIISGFIILLNTLDDDTIDGDILVEYAILWLSYRLNQKTESETTTLNDFYSFYIEENSQYKDNISTDNKINKNIIEKQIKSMNIDIKDISNFYDAFKSLCNMYSEFDPKKNTECKTCLETAGELVEKYEKLKNALDINKGSSYYKLLSSLSNDYKIFEHNYNAECNNVSPLVACPRSSVTKNTLITIAIIFVAASILLGVSYKYSLFGFRKRSQKQHLREMLKK from the exons atgtctTATAAAgtg tGTAAATCAATTAATGATATtgataattattttgttgATGATCCGAAGAACCCGGGAgaatataatatgaatatattacataCGTATTGCTCTGATGGGAACTGTAGTAATTATGAAGAAAAGATTATCTCTggttttataatattactaaATACGCTTGATGATGATACTATAGATGGTGATATACTTGTTGAATAcgctattttatggttaagttatagactaaatcaaaaaacaGAAAGTGAAACCACTACATTAAACGATTTTTATAGTTTCTATATAGAAGAAAATAGTCAATATAAGGATAATATATCTACTGATAATaagattaataaaaatattatagaaaaacaaataaaatcgatgaatatagatattaaagatatatctaatttttatgatgcatttaaatcattatgtaacatgtataGTGAATTTgatccaaaaaaaaatactgaATGCAAAACATGTTTAGAAACTGCTGGAGAATTggttgaaaaatatgaaaaacttaaaaatgctttagatattaataaaggaagttcttattataaattattgtctagtttatcaaatgattataaaatttttgaacATAATTATAATGCTGAATGTAATAATGTCTCACCACTTGTAGCTTGTCCACGAAGTTcagtaacaaaaaatacactaattacaattgcaattatatttgttgcagcatcaattttattgggagtttcttataag tattcgttatttggatttcggaaacggtctcaaaaacaacatttaagagaaatgctaaaaaaataa
- a CDS encoding PIR protein, translating to MDKDVFNNFIYVMTNLEYDSNKKNYKFKDADNFKEYCTGGCDNDLDKINAGCLYFFNAFFKNSDLFSKYANNYMNIVEYIMIWLSYMLTLKENNNSSVSHLQHFYTTYINGSDQYKNSIISVEDNSSYKDLLNKKNYFLDIKDISKFYEAFKLLCETYTEFDEKKKDCTKCLGKAIKFAEKYEELNKDPNITNDSSHNKILYTLSTDYNKLKDKCSNSASLPEISINIYAQMSGVTSSSSIANKSFIVLSIFGAIAFFLGISYKYSLFGFRKRFQKQKLREKIKNIKKKMNH from the exons ATGGATAAGGatgtg tttaaTAACTTCATTTATGTAATGACGAATTTAGAATATGAttcgaataaaaaaaactataaatttAAAGATGCTGATAATTTCAAAGAGTATTGTACTGGTGGTTGTGATAATGATCTCGACaaaattaatgctggatgtttatatttttttaatgcatTCTTTAAGAATTCTGATTTGTTTTCGAAATATGCAAAcaattatatgaatattgttgaatacattatgatatggttaagttatatgttaaccctaaaggaaaataataatagcagCGTCAGCCATCTAcaacatttttatactacatatataaatggtAGTGATCAGTATAAAAACTCTATAATTAGTGTTGAAGATAATAGCAGTTATAAGGatcttttaaataaaaaaaattattttttggatattaaagatatatctaaattttatgaagcatttaaattattatgtgaaaCGTATACTGaatttgatgaaaaaaagaaagattGCACAAAATGTTTGGGAAAAGCTATTAAATTTGctgaaaaatatgaagaacTTAACAAAGATCCTAACATTACTAATGACAGTtcacataataaaatattatatactttatcaactgattataataaattaaaagacAAATGTAGCAATAGTGCATCTCTTCCAGAAATATCAATAAACATTTATGCACAAATGTCTGGAGTtacatcaagttcgtcgatagcaAACAAATcatttatagttttatcgatatttggtgcaatagcattttttttaggaatttcttataag tattcgttatttggatttcggaaacgatttcaaaaacaaaaattaagagaaaaaataaaaaatataaagaagaaaatgaatcattaa
- a CDS encoding PIR protein, translating into MNDSICLNFDVLRDRLPDELGQIGKLELKTIKNYKKYCPKEDCNSELDQITIGFLWLLEQCYSGFVNKTHNENNTNSFFLYMISWFSYKLKQKSGHSSTKINDLYIKHIKNNDKYNSFTDPAYKIGDLKEFMDKRNDFLNIDIEDMSKFYDIFKLLCSMYGNVEKNQKGETLSNNAIDFVKKYQELNKVYGIIEESPYNKILSTLSNDYNNLKNNCKNCSPLPEITENISAYISGNTSSSSSIGSKFFTVLSIFGAIAFFLGISYKYSLFGFRKQAQKQYLREKIKNIKKKMNH; encoded by the exons ATGAATGATTCTATA TGTTTAAACTTTGATGTTTTGAGGGATCGTTTACCTGATGAATTGGGCCAAATCGGAAAACTTGAGCTTAAAACtattaaaaattacaaaaagtACTGCCCTAAGGAAGACTGCAATAGTGAACTCGATCAAATTACGATTGGATTTTTATGGTTACTTGAACAATGTTATTCTGGATTCGTAAATAAAACtcataatgaaaataatacaaattcattttttctgTATATGATTTCATGGTTTAGTTACAAATTAAAGCAAAAGTCAGGGCACAGTTCCACCAAAATAAacgatttatatattaaacatataaaaaataatgataaatataatagttTTACAGATCCTGCCTATAAAATTGGAGATCTTAAGGAATTCATGGATAAACGAAATGATTTTCTGAACATTGATATTGAAgatatgtctaaattttatgatatatttaaattattatgtagtATGTATGGTAATGTTGAAAAGAATCAAAAAGGCGAAACATTGTCAAATAATGCTATtgattttgttaaaaaatatcaagaACTTAATAAAGTTTATGGTATTATTGAAGAAAGTCcctataataaaatattgtctactttatcaaatgattataataatttaaaaaataactgTAAAAATTGTTCACCCCTTCCAGAGATAACAGAAAACATTTCTGCATACATATCTGGAAatacatcatcaagttcgtcgataggaAGCAAGTTCtttacagttttatcgatatttggtgcaatagcattttttttgggaatttcttataag tattcattatttggatttcggaaacaagctcaaaaacaatatttaagagaaaaaataaaaaatataaagaagaaaatgaatcattaa